One part of the uncultured Bacteroides sp. genome encodes these proteins:
- a CDS encoding AAA family ATPase, which produces MKFISKIKLKNFKRFKTFTVDFVENKNILVGDNESGKSTLIEAINLVLSGSRGKVETFGLENIFNATVISDYLSSDKKYEKLPTVFIEVYFNEQHNFELSGKNNSDEIICDGLKLEIVPNDDISKDIKAILLQPEPVFPFEFYNIKFSTFSGETYSGYKKYLRHILVDNSQISTEYAIKEYVKDMYNVFSSSVEKNIHQNEYRKHKETYKNTVLTSLNSKVQDYDFSIRSNSKSNLETDLTLTENNISIENKGKGIQCFIKTKFALSRTEESIDIILLEEPENHLSHTNMKRLIREISGSSQKQIIISTHSNLISTRLNLRNSILLNSNSSTPVLLKSIDVDTAKYFIKAPDNNILEFVLSQKVILVEGDAEFILMESFYKTVKTVELELAGIHIISVDGTSFKRYLEIAKALNIKTAIIRDNDGDYQSNCVDNYSDFAAFNFIKIFSESDPALSTFEIALYTVNKVICDELFAPRRRTLAPLDYMLKNKAEAAFQLLDKKAESIIVPQYITDAIEWISE; this is translated from the coding sequence ATGAAATTTATCTCGAAGATTAAACTAAAAAACTTCAAAAGGTTTAAAACTTTCACTGTTGATTTTGTTGAAAATAAGAACATTCTCGTAGGAGATAATGAATCTGGCAAAAGCACATTAATTGAAGCAATAAATCTTGTTTTAAGTGGTAGTAGAGGTAAAGTAGAAACCTTTGGTTTAGAAAACATATTTAATGCCACAGTCATATCTGATTATTTATCTTCGGACAAGAAATATGAAAAATTACCAACTGTATTTATAGAAGTTTATTTTAACGAGCAACATAACTTTGAACTTTCAGGAAAAAATAACTCTGACGAAATTATTTGTGACGGATTGAAACTTGAAATTGTACCAAACGATGATATAAGCAAAGATATCAAAGCTATTCTTTTACAACCTGAACCAGTATTCCCCTTTGAATTTTATAATATTAAGTTTTCTACTTTCTCTGGAGAAACCTATTCTGGATATAAAAAGTATTTAAGACACATTCTAGTTGATAATAGCCAAATTAGTACTGAATATGCAATTAAAGAATACGTTAAAGACATGTACAATGTATTTTCAAGTTCAGTGGAAAAAAACATTCACCAGAATGAATACAGAAAACATAAAGAAACCTATAAAAACACGGTTTTAACTTCACTAAACAGCAAAGTACAAGATTACGATTTTTCAATTAGAAGCAATTCAAAATCAAATCTGGAAACGGATTTGACATTAACCGAAAATAATATAAGCATTGAAAATAAGGGAAAAGGAATTCAGTGCTTTATCAAAACGAAGTTTGCATTGAGCAGAACTGAGGAAAGCATTGATATAATTCTTTTAGAGGAACCTGAAAATCATTTAAGCCATACCAACATGAAAAGATTAATTCGTGAGATTAGTGGCTCTTCCCAAAAACAAATAATTATTTCAACTCATAGCAACTTAATCAGCACCAGATTAAATCTTAGAAACTCAATTCTATTAAATAGTAACAGTAGTACACCTGTTCTTTTAAAGAGTATTGATGTAGACACTGCTAAATATTTTATAAAAGCTCCTGATAATAATATTCTTGAATTTGTACTTTCACAGAAAGTTATTCTTGTTGAGGGTGATGCAGAGTTTATTCTTATGGAATCCTTTTACAAAACCGTCAAAACTGTTGAATTAGAACTTGCAGGAATACATATAATTTCTGTTGACGGAACAAGCTTTAAGCGTTATTTGGAAATAGCAAAAGCCTTAAATATAAAAACAGCTATTATAAGGGATAATGATGGTGACTACCAATCAAATTGTGTGGATAATTATAGTGACTTTGCTGCATTCAACTTCATTAAAATATTTTCCGAATCGGATCCTGCACTTAGTACATTTGAAATAGCACTTTACACTGTGAATAAAGTGATTTGTGATGAGTTATTTGCTCCACGAAGAAGGACGCTAGCGCCATTGGATTATATGCTTAAAAATAAGGCAGAAGCCGCATTTCAACTCTTAGACAAAAAAGCTGAATCTATTATTGTTCC